The Setaria viridis chromosome 2, Setaria_viridis_v4.0, whole genome shotgun sequence DNA window tacttggagtacaaatCAAGGATGCcaggcgattcaaatcagccctgATATTGCGAGATACGAATTGTAATGCatctcagattaccttccatgtaacaaccgagtagattagattcaaaccgacttgtaaccctaggtcgtcagcctatataaggtggccaagggcgcTCCGCGAGGGTAACTCATCTCgactctcaagcaatacaagcactagcatacaggacgtagggtattactctccggaggcctgaacTTGTCTTAAACCCTCGtattctcgtgatcacctttgagttcttggtctcgcgatcttctctgcctacaaatcaaccacttgggtaatccACTTGAGTTCGAGGCCCTCCTTGACACGCTCCGCGTCGGCCGCAGTCGTCTCAAGGAGTTCGGATTTCTTCTTCTACGTGGGCGGGCTCAGCGTGTCGGACTCCTCGTCCACCTCGCTGGCCGACCTGGCCGCAGAGGTTGCGCTCGGGGTagccttctccttttccttccccttccccttcttaCTGGCTATCTTTTTCCTCTTGCGCTTGGCTTCTGCGAGAGGGAGGCCGGCAGCTTCCTTAATGCCTTCCGTGTCCGGCGCCCTCGGCCTGACCGACCTCTTCCGACACGCTCTCGTCCAACTCGATGGAGGAGTCAGACTCCCACTCAAGGCCAACTGGCGACTCGTCGGATTTGGTGGTCGGGCGAACCTTGGGTCGCTGCTGCTCCGCCCCTCCAGATAGTGGCGACGggcaaaagaattcaaattcatcATTCGGGTCAGTCCACAAGCATAGTCAGCAGCAACACAAAAGCACAAAAAGAATGCCAAATCAATGTTGTTAAGATCATATTAGGTCAGTCGGCGGCCTCTTCAGGGAAAATGCTTTGGGGCAACTCTTGTTTCTGATAACGCCCCCAAAAAACTCAGACACCCGGTTGACGTTTTCCTCCTTGGACACCTTTCGTTGGACCTCCCGGGTCGGGTCCAACACCCTGTGTACTCATATGCTGGATGAACTCGGTTCTTGATCGGCTACGTCAGTCTCCGACTGAAATTGATGTTGACTGCTCCAGCTGTCAGACCACGCGCCTTCAAGTTAGCGATCTTTTGCAGCAACTGCTTCACCTGCACCTGCTCCTTCGAGGTCGGCTGGTTCGACTACTCGGGCATGACCACTGGCCCATATCTAGGATGCGGCGGGATCTCGGGCTGCTGATTGGCGACTGTGAACCACTCTTTGTGCCAGCCCTTGTTGGAATCCTTCAACTGGAGGTCGAAGTACTCCTGAACTTTCTTCGGCCGCAGAGAAAAACCACAACCCCCAATCACTCGTGGTTGCTTCCCCTTGATTGACACGGGCTTCAATTGATACAAGTACTTCCATAAATCGAAATATGAGGAAATGCCCAAATACGCCTCGCACAGATGGATGAAGACAGCAATATCCAAAATTGAGTTGGGATTGAGATGTACCAGCTCGATCTTGTAGTAATGCAGAAGACCCCGAAAGAAATCCCCGCAAGGAATCCTAAACCCGTGCTTGAAGAACAATACGAAGACCACCGTCTCCGTCTTGTCTTCCATGGGGAAATCTTGACCGGCGGTTGGTTTCCAATCCAGCAGCGCCTTGGGCCCGAGGAGGCCCCGATCGACGAGCGCCTAGATGCGCTCTTCCGACATCACTGATTTGACCCAGATTGTGGATGGATCTAGCACTTGCGCTTGGGCCATCTCCTTGGTTTCTACTCCTTGCGATTTAGATCTAATACCTGCAAGGGTCTTGATGCGCATACGACGGCGTGACGACTCGGGCAGCGGTGGCACGACGGCTTGAGCGGCAGTGGCAAAGTACGCGTGGGTGGAATGGGAATTGCGGCAGCGCGGCCTACGGTTtgtgggcgcggcggcgatgtgCTTTGTGGactgtggcggcggcgatgcgagTGTAATGTATGGAAATGATAATGAATATGCGCCCCTTGGGCTTTTGAAGGACGTGACGGCGCAACCCTAGGACGGAATCTGCAGGTTTTCTATTGTTACGGCGCACGCGCTAGACGGAGTCCGTGGATTTTTCGTTATGCTTTCAACGACGTGCCTTAGTGGCCCCGCCAGTCCTCGACCTtgagggctgggcgcctatttcgggttggcgtgcctccacagcttcgccagtcctcgtcctcgggggctaggcgcctatttcgggtcggcgtgcctccgcggctccgtcagtcctcatcctcgggggctgggtgcctatttcagatCGACGTGCCTCTgaggctctgccagtcctcatccttgggggctgggcgcctatttcggATCGGCGTGCCTTcacggctctgccagtcctcgtccttgggggccaGGCGTCTATTTCGGGTCGACGTGCCTTGCGGCTCCGCAAGTCCTCGTCCTTGGAGGCTGGGTGCATACTTCTGATCAGCAGGCCTCTGCGGCTTCGCCCATCGTTGTGCTTGGGCACTAGGACCTGCTTCtgggatcaattttttcttccttttttttgaccattggaccgattatactaatcacTTCAATGTTGGGGGCTAATcttatggagtgcgtcttgcgacgccctccatatccttcgcttcgacctgcTAGATGCCCGCCATCCTCTAACTCAGTACTCGACTTCGCTCTACACGTATGACGCTGCGTTCGCttagattttcttcttttttgagcactgttcagcctctccatcaccatgacgccatcgcaacttcagccgaccacattccaagcttcgttgtgatgacctcaagttacTGTTCGCCTACatatcgctcgggggcttgagggatacgGATACCCCATaggtccccaccaaccaggatactgaCCGGTCCTAGCAAGTGAGCCCGCACGATCAGAACGTGtaggccaaggacatgaagatacttggagtataAGTTAAGGATGCCGAATGATTTAAATTTGCCCAGATATTTGTGGGATACgaattgtaatccgactcagattaccttccatgtaacaaccgagtagattagattcaaaccgacttgtaactctaggtcatcagtctatataaggcggccaagggcgcccTCCGAGGGTATCTCATCTCgactctcaagcaatacaaccACCAGCATATAGGACGTATGGTATTattctccggaggcccgaacctgtctaaaaccccccgtgtccctcgtgttctcgtgatcatcttcgagttcttggtctcgcgatcttctctgcctacaaatcaaccacttgggtaaccttTGGTGTACtaccgggctactaaatccaacaCTCGTATTTCGACCCGCTTATAGTTACAATCTTAATGTGCCAAATTCCATGGGAAAGAAATTAATAAGTTGATAACAGAAATGTAGGTGCATATATAACCCAAAGGAAACACGTACCGAAAATTGTCAAATGGTATAATAACTTTTTTTTCCAATAATGTTGTATACGAATAGAAATTGTTGAGTTGTGCAAGCATTCTTCATTGGAGgcacaaaaaacaaaacaaataaaGCCCGTACATGACGTTCCTGTGTGCCGATCGACAAGAATCGAGCGACGCGTGCAGGAGTGGGCATGAATAACCAGCGTCTCGCTCCAAAACAGAAAGTGGGTATACTCCCTGGTGTCTGCAGGCTGCAAGTCGTTTCTTATACGCTTCAACAAAAGCGTACGTCCGCGTGCCTGCAACAACCTACTACCTGACTGGACAAAGCTGCAAGTGGTGTCCCCGATCCTGCACGTACATAAATGCATCGCGCGCGCTCATGGCTCCGCTACGGACCAAGCGTGTACACGTACGTATACCTGTCTCCGTATGTGTGGTGACGGTGACACGTGGGCCCAGCGCTCACATGCATCCTACATTTTCCCTCCCGGATTCGGACGTGTATAAATTGGGGAGGAAAAAAGACAAAGTTATACATATATGCAAATAATCGCAGCGATTTGCCGTGTATGGTGAGCTGAGAAATTTGACACCCCCATGTCGATTTTATGAAATTTAATCCATGTCGATTTTGTACGAACATCCTCCGACCTCCGGCACAGCAATGTCCTCGGCCGGCCTGCACTGTTCTGCCCATGACAGTCAGAGTCAGCGCTCTGTGTACCCATGCCGTGGGGCCCGTATGTAAGGCCTGAGACTGACAGCCGGGCCCGCCGGTAAGTCGCGTCACCGGCTGTCACCCCCTAGGTCATGTGCTACAGCCATCAATGCCATGCATGGCCCATCAATACGATGGCTCGCGTCGAGCCGGCCACCGAAATTAGGCACgatatttttctatttatttcgCTTCAGTTTGCAGCGGAGTGAATTCAGCTGCTGTTGCAAAGTTACTACTCCTACCTCTTACTGTAATTCACTGACACCACCTTATGAactaaagggaaaaaaaagaaaagggagcgAAAATATTTTTGGAAAGGGAAGGGATGATGAAAGCCCGCAGAAAAAGTAGGAAAAGGCGCCGAAAAGAAGAGCAGAAGCAGATAAGCGCTAGCGTTTTCTTTTCGCGGATATACAAATGTGCAGGTGCGACGCCGAAGTACGTCACCGAACAGAGAATACGGCAATGGCAGGCCCTCCCGCCGACCGTCTCCACGGGACCTTCAACGCTGACACATTTGCTTATCCATCATGTTAACACAAACCTCACCACTAGCgcgtattatttttttttcatataatagCTTTAGCATATTGTATTGTTGTTATATCTAATCCGGCGGATAATCCAGAACACGTATTCAGAGACTGATAAAAGTGACagggcaacagcaacaattTGTTCGTTCTTAGCCCTGGTTGAGGCATTTCAAATCCAGTCAATAATATAAACATAGAGAAAATTAAACGACTACAATTTCGAGTTTCAAAGTTTGAGCCTCGTTGCACATAGCGTAATTTCAAATGTGTGGGTGGGATTTTAGCCGAGTACAAGATTTTTTCTGCTGGCAATTTTCGAGCTTTAACAGGAggggtttttttttgtcaagaGTTGAACAATTTTCCCGTGAGTATATTTTAAGCGAAATTCCAGTGAATTTCTTGCAAAATTTTCACACGCCAAAGAATTACTGTAGCCTAAGCGGGTCCGAATCGTCGACGTAAACCCGGATCCGAGACCCGAAACCCTACAGAACGAGCTCCACATCACCCAGCCCGGCTTCACATTTAACACCACCACCTCAAAAACGGCAAGCGCATGACCACcgtctcctccaccaccaccgcctccctctccctctcaacgactcacaccgccgccgccgcggctccttgaaccaccagtccaccaccaccaccactggtGCGGAGGGGGCGCGGGAGCGATGGGCAACTGccaggcggcggaggcagcggcggtcATCATCCAGCACCCCGGCGGGAAGGTGGAGCGCCTCTACtggtccaccaccgccgccgaggTCATGCGGAACAACCCGGGCCACTATGTCGCGCTCGTCATCCTCCGCGTTGCCGCTgacaaggccgccgccgccaccaccggggacgccgcggcggcggccaccaccggtgccggtgccggtgccggaggcggcggcgggggaggggccaAGATCACCAGGGTCAAGCTTCTCAAGCCCAAGGACACGCTTCTGCTCGGCCAGGTCTACCGCCTCATCACCGCGCAAGGTTAGCACTCGACGGTCTATTGGCCTCCTCCTCGAATTGATTGCGCCCGGATTTCTCGCTGTCCGTATGCCGTGGCAATCTCGAATTCTAACCCTGTCGTTCTGCGTGCAGAGGTGACCaaggcgctgcaggcgaggaaGAACGAGAAGATGCAGCGGTGCGAGGCCATCAGGCAGCAGCACGAGCAGCtccggcgcggcgacgggggcgacCATGGCTCTTCCGACCAGGTTGGTCAGCGATTCTCCGACACGATTCTTTTTCCCCCCTGCCGCGAGAGAGGCAGCTGCTGATTTCTCCTCGGCCCCCCACGCCGTCGTTGCAGGACGGGAAGCAGGAGAAGGACCGGCACCGGGGAAGAGGCCGGCACTGGCGGCCGGCGCTGCAGAGCATCTCCGAGGCCGCGAgccagagcagcagcagcgtctCTGAAGCCGCCACCAGCTGATGCTACTGACAGGACCGTGCCATccgggcttcttcttcttctttcttttgattTATGATTTGCTTGTTAGTAGTATAAAGTGCTTGAGCCTAGCCAGCAAcccaaaaaaattgtaaatcAGAGTGTCAGAGCAGGATCAATAGGAGCCTTGTTTCGTCTCTCATGTAAAATTTGGCATGGTGGAACTGAAACTCAGTGTTCAAATCAGTCGAGTGGTTCGCCAATTGCAACTTTGCTCTTTGCAGAGCAAGAATATTGAGCAGAAAGGGGGGGAAATGAATTCCCTTCTTACTGTTCTCTCACTGTCatattaatcttgatgtcaCTATAGCAGAAATGATACCAATCAGATTATCTGATAGAGAAGCAAAACAAGATAATTTCAGTCTCAAATCAGAGATAAAGTATATTTGGATGTCGCTCCGAGAGATAAATAGCAAAACTGCTGCAGAGACTATCATATACTGATATACACATTTCGGAAACTGCAGCAAAACTCTAGCAAAGGCCATCATATAATCCAATCTTGAGCTGTGCTCGAATCCAAATTATAAACTACCAACAGTACCATTCTTCATCTAGAATTCGCGACGTTCGATACGCCTTCGTTTTGAATTCCAGGATTCAGAGGCTTTATCAGCGAGCGACTGACTGTCAGGTGCTAAGCACATGCGATTCAGTGTAGAATACTCGGCGGACGAGGACAACGCCACTGCTGGGCGGGCGCTAAGTTCCATCAGACCACTTGGGGGAGCTGCCAGCCCGGACGGACACCGTCCACGGCTGCCAGTGGAGCTCCAGCGAGCCGCCCGCCGAGCCGAGACCGCCCCGCCCGGCGCACGTGTGCCGTgccgccgctccggccgccgcccaccgctgcGGTCTCGGGATTCAGTCTCGCTGCCCTGCAGCCTGCACGAGGGTCGGCTCAGCCTGCATTGGGAAGAACTGCaactgaaactgaaactgaaactgaGCTCAGGTAATATAGTATTAGTGTCTGTACAGAGATCCGGATCCATCAGGCCACGGCCAGTGCAGGCAGCAAATGCAGGCCAGCGATCATGTTCAGTTAAGCTCAGTTCAGTTCAGTTGGGCAAGTGAGTTCTGATAAAATGGTGTTGGACAGGGATCAGATGTTTTCCACGATCATGTGGACGTTGTATCGGGCGGTCGTGCCATAAGGTTTGTGAGATGGTATTACCGGGTATAATCCAGCTGGTGGTTTGTGTCATAGGCCCCTCTGATGGGTTCAGATCCAGATCCTAGAGTGCAACGGGTGAGGGATTATTTGATAATTTGGTCAGGGATCCTTGCGTCCCGGCTCAATGATTCTGGAAGGGGCGAAAGCCTGATTAGCAGCGTGCGTGCGTGCTGCAAAAAGGCGGAGTGGTGCATCATTGTTCACAGAAAGTCTGAACCTTTCTTGAGCAATATATCAAATTGTTGTGGCAGGATTTGCCAATGCAAAAGCAAGCTACAAATTCTTGGAGTAAAAAGACAATTGCAAATCTGGAGAGGAGTAAGTGAATATCTGAACATAAATTAAGCATCAGATAGAACATTGACAAGGTTAAGCAGGAACTGCTGACAAGCTCCAGATcacacatacatacaaaagCCTCCTCACACGATATACCATCTTAATCCTGCTAAGAAAGGTCTAAATGCTCATTGCTAACAGCACAGGTTAGCAAATGGTAAATCAGAAAAGCAGCCTAAAAACATTAGGAAGGATGGAATCTTCAGTTTAGAGATCATCAGTTGACTCCTCGCCCGTTCCTATTAAGACACGAGAAAGTAAGATTAGTATAAGATagaatcagaaaaaaaaaagaaggaaaactgGAATTAAGATCGCAGGTCGTACCAGCTGGTGTCAGCCAATCCTGAGTACAAACAAGCTCTTCAACCCACTGTCTACTACCAGACTCTGATATTGCCAGTGTTGCAGTCCTTGTTGCAACCTTCCAGTCACTAACGCACGGTAGTGCTAACACATCACGTGCCATCCGAGCAATAGTAGGATAATTCAGGCTATGTTCCTTCCACCAAAGGAGAACACAGGGTCCCTTCCACCATCGGAGAGCACTGGGTTTACCTGCTGTTCTTTTTAAACCTGCAGGCTCACTTGTAGTGAGATGTGGCGCTTGTAGGTACTGATCAAGTTCAGCCATTGGTCTCTCGCTGTACTGAGATTGGTGATAACGATAATACTCCGCCAGCTTATCTCCATCTACAACAATTCCCTTGCTAGTTTTGGACCCGGAAGTGCTGCTAGGGTCTTCCACCTGATCTGAATACTCATTGAACAGGCTAGCAAATGTATCAAGCACATCATGAATACAATCTCGTACATTTTTGTCCAAATCAGAGAGCCAAATGTGGGACTTGATGCGCTCCAGGCGGCATTCAGGATCCATGACCATAGGCATACAGAAATGGAAGAAAGAGACTTTCCAGCATTCCTTGAACTTCTTTTGCATCTTCTCCTGTATTTTAGAAAATGTGTCATCATCCTTGCACATATAAGATTTAAAATTCACATCCTTCTTCACATCCCACGCCATGTTAAAGAAATGAGCTGGAGTAGGATACTCTAAAGCGAAGTCCACGTGTTTATGGAGATCGTCCAATATCGAACAAATCTTCCTTGCTGTCCGCCAGTCTTCTGATGATGGTGCATATCTGCAGTTGGGATACTGTACCGCTGAAGGGGCGAGACTCTTTGTATGCTTGGAACATTTTGACAACTTCTCCATGATTTTACCAAGTTCATCCAGTCCAACCTGAATAACCTGATCGAGCAAATGAGTTGCATAACGAACCACAAACAAGCTCCGTTTTGCAGTGAGTGGATTCCGTTCCTGAAGGTTGGCCCTGACACTTGAAGCCACTGAATCATCAATGAACGCATCATCCAGTATAATGCAGAAAATCTTGCCATCAAGGCCCCATTGTTCAATAGCTCCCAATATGATATCACTCAATTCATTTGCAGCACAAGACGAATCCACAGCACGGAATACGATGATCTTTTGCTGCTCCTCCCATTCGTCATCAATGTAATGAACTCTCAAGCACAAGAATGGTGAGATTGGATCATAGTGCCACATATAGACACTCAAGCAAACACGACCGCACAAGGCTATTAACTCCTCCTTCAGCTTGGATTTTTCCTTCTGGAACAAGTTTGAAGTGTACACCATCACATCATCGTGGGATGGCATCTTGATTTTAGGATTCAACCAAGCAACTAGCTTCCTGAATCCGTCTTGCTCCACCATCCTTGGTAGGTGCCCATGCATGGCCAACATCTCGATAAGTTCTTCATGGGAAGTATCCTGATCAACCTCCTGATGCTTCTGACTCGTGTCAACAGGGATGACCATCTGCTTAGGCAACATGATTTCCTTTGTAGATAGATTCTTCCTATTGTTGTCAGTGGAAATACCAAGCAAAGAATGATTCTTCTGCTCAGGTGCTGCAGGTCCTTCATGAGACCCATTCTGATCAACATCCTGATTCTTCCTATTCGTGTTCGTGGGAATATCAGGCAAGGCAAGCTCCTGCTCAGGCGCTGTAACTTTTGTGTCTGTGCATTTCTTTTGGCTGGATGGCAAGAATGAGAGCTTCTTCTGTCTCAGATCAGAGCCAGCAGCTATTTTGACCTTCTGCATAAATGGAAATGATGTGTGCTCCTGCATCTTTGGCCTCTTCTGAGTCGCGGGGATGCAATTTGTCAGGTGCCGTATCAGGCTGCTAGTGCCATTGGTTCCACTGAAGACCTGGTGGCAGTGCATGCATTCAGCCCGCGTGACCTTCCCATCGACATAGGTGGGTATGAAGTCATCCCACACCTTTGACCGAAGCCTTTTGTTCAGCTTTGTACCGGTGAACAATGGGCTGGGGATGCTGCCAGTGCTCTCATCTTGTTCAACTAAGTCATTGGCATTGCCAGCCAGATCTTCCATGCCTGGGCAAAAAAAAGGCAGAGTATTAGAACATGGAGCAATTTGATGAAAGCCTGGTCACTACCTGAGCATTGTGCTAATACAATGGTAAAAGTTTACTAAAGAGGCTTTAAGTTAACAAACTTTTTATATGGAATAAAAACACACCTAGTGAATACAAAGACTAAAGTTGGGGTTTCGGTTTCACATCTCAACAAAGCTGCGTTTGCAAGGCAGCACTGAAGTTGAACTGTTGAAGTAATAGCATGTGATCTGCAAATACTTTATTGACAGAAGGATAGTAAGAAAACTAAAAGTCGTTCAAACCCAGAAAAGTAAACTATTAGCACTTGACAGAATAATCACCGATGTAAACCAAGAGGCTAGACAGGTGGCACTTGCATATAGAAACTATACCATTCACCATTTTGTCGTGCTCCTTGCCACTGCGCGGCAGTTGGAGTTGGGACTATGGCACTCTCGATCTATACTTACGCACAGGAAACCAAATCATCCATCCTGATTTTCACAATCGACTACGAAACAGATGACCGTACGAATCAAACAACCAAAGGCAAGATCTACGGCGAAAAACAAGCTGTAGTGCATTTTTCTACCATAACATTAGGAAATAGAAGAAGCCCATACCGATCTTTGCAATCCCACGGCCCAAGACACGGATCAGTATAGGGCGGAAGGCAGAGCTGTGGTTCTCAGAATCGGGGTTAGGGGGGACGCCGCGCTTTTCGTCTCGGCGGCGGCTGAAGAAGGAGACGAGGCAGCAGTGGAGGGAAAGGGGAACCGAGTGGCCTTTCCCGCCGCTTTCCTCCCGCCAAACTGCCCTCGGCTCCTGCacacccccgcgccgccgcaccgcgTCGCAGCAAAACGCTCGGCGGCTCGGGCCAGTATCTTTGGACGGTACGGGCTGGCCGACCTCAGCCCATTACGCATGTGGGCTGAGCAGCCCAGAGTCGTGGAACTTTGCTCTGCCTGGCTGGATTCAGCTATCACTTTTctgtgttaaaaaaaaagatatggagTACCTTTTCTTCTGTTTTCTATAAGCAATCTGAGTGACATGCCGAAAAAGATACCGTAGAAAGCAAAAAAAATCTATTGACAATGACAATTTGAGCTAAGCCGCTACAATATCTTGATTCAGAAAACAAACAACACTTATATGCTTTAATAGAATATCTGCACATGGGCT harbors:
- the LOC117842430 gene encoding zinc finger BED domain-containing protein RICESLEEPER 1-like, with protein sequence MEDLAGNANDLVEQDESTGSIPSPLFTGTKLNKRLRSKVWDDFIPTYVDGKVTRAECMHCHQVFSGTNGTSSLIRHLTNCIPATQKRPKMQEHTSFPFMQKVKIAAGSDLRQKKLSFLPSSQKKCTDTKVTAPEQELALPDIPTNTNRKNQDVDQNGSHEGPAAPEQKNHSLLGISTDNNRKNLSTKEIMLPKQMVIPVDTSQKHQEVDQDTSHEELIEMLAMHGHLPRMVEQDGFRKLVAWLNPKIKMPSHDDVMVYTSNLFQKEKSKLKEELIALCGRVCLSVYMWHYDPISPFLCLRVHYIDDEWEEQQKIIVFRAVDSSCAANELSDIILGAIEQWGLDGKIFCIILDDAFIDDSVASSVRANLQERNPLTAKRSLFVVRYATHLLDQVIQVGLDELGKIMEKLSKCSKHTKSLAPSAVQYPNCRYAPSSEDWRTARKICSILDDLHKHVDFALEYPTPAHFFNMAWDVKKDVNFKSYMCKDDDTFSKIQEKMQKKFKECWKVSFFHFCMPMVMDPECRLERIKSHIWLSDLDKNVRDCIHDVLDTFASLFNEYSDQVEDPSSTSGSKTSKGIVVDGDKLAEYYRYHQSQYSERPMAELDQYLQAPHLTTSEPAGLKRTAGKPSALRWWKGPCVLLWWKEHSLNYPTIARMARDVLALPCVSDWKVATRTATLAISESGSRQWVEELVCTQDWLTPAGTGEESTDDL
- the LOC117842629 gene encoding uncharacterized protein, which translates into the protein MGNCQAAEAAAVIIQHPGGKVERLYWSTTAAEVMRNNPGHYVALVILRVAADKAAAATTGDAAAAATTGAGAGAGGGGGGGAKITRVKLLKPKDTLLLGQVYRLITAQEVTKALQARKNEKMQRCEAIRQQHEQLRRGDGGDHGSSDQDGKQEKDRHRGRGRHWRPALQSISEAASQSSSSVSEAATS